From the candidate division WOR-3 bacterium genome, the window GCGAAGACAGAAGATATTTTCTCAGAGCCCTTGTCAGAGACGGTGACGACAGATACATCAAAAGCGGCAACTATGTTCTTCCTGTGCCCTCAAATCCAGAATCTCTTGCTTTGGCTTTGAAAAAAGGTCCAGTCCGAAATTTTGTGACTATTCCTGAAGGACTAACAATCGAAGAGGTGGCTCACACTTTAAAATCCGAAGCTTCATGTGACAGTGGGCAATTTGTGGGGATCTGCAAAAATCCGGAATTCGTTTCAAATATTTTCGAATCGTACGGCTATGAATTCCGCCCGGTCTCTCTCGAAGGTTTTCTGTACCCTTCTTCCTACGATTTCGGTTTTGGCGTCACGCCCGAAAAGGCCGCGCAAGAGATGATTTTTCTACATTTCAAAGTCACTGACTCTATAGAAAAAAATGCCGAGACAGGATTAGACGGATATGAATCAGTTATCTTAGCTTCGATGATAGAAAAAGAAGCCAAAGCTGACCAAGAGAGAAGCTTGATCGCTTCGGTTTACATCAACCGTTTAAGAATAGGTATGCCTCTTCAATGCGACGCCACTGTTTTGTACGCTCTTGGAGGCCATAGGGAAAGACTGCTCTTTAAAGACCTAGAAATCGATTCTCCTTACAACACATACAGGAACACCGGTCTTCCTCCAACTCCTATATGCAGCCCCGGAAAAAAATCCATTGAAGCAGCCTTCAACCCCTCCCACACCGATTATTTGTATTATGTCGCGAAAGACGACGGAACACACATATTCTCGAAAACATACTCAGAGCACATAAAAGCCGTAAACAGCGTCAGAAATTGATGATCAGCAAAAAAAATCGAATAACAGGCATTGGGGCTGTTTGTTTTTTCTCTTTTTTGATTATCTTTTTATTGGTCTTTTCTAAGCGACTAATTTTGAAATTCGCTCGAAATGAACTCCTTTCAAGAGGCATCTCAGCTTCAGAGATAATATTTGAACTGCCTCTAAATTTCTTTTTAACCGACGTGACTTTTGACGAAAACAGCTTTTTCTGCGGAGGAAACGCGGAAACAGTTCAATTCAGCCTTTCGATAACTGATCCGAGAAAATTAAAATCGCTGTCAATAGAAAATTTCGTCCTGCCAATCAGGGCAAGCTCCAAAAATGGGGTTAAAACAGAAAAGTTATCTCAAATTGACAGGTTTCCAGGAGAGCTGACTTTGAGAAACGGGGTATTTCTGTTTTCTGGAAAACATTTTGATCTGGACTCCCTAAAAATGAAAAAAGAAAAATCTTATATCAAAGGTTATATTTCTTCCAATGGTTTAATGCTGTATATGGAGATTAGGGACTCTTGCGGCATCGCGAATTTTGTGGCTGAGAGCAAAGACACTTTATCATTTTCGGAATTACTCGAAATAAGAGATTTTTCCCTCAGAGGTCAGATTTCTGGATGGAATTTCAAAGGTGTTTTTAAGGGAGTCATGCTTATTCCTGCACTGCAAAACTCTTGTTCAAACATCGACGACAGCGTCTATTTCAATTTTCAAAATTCATCTCCTGAATTCCAGATACCAGGACTTGGCGCTAAGATGACGTTCGAAGAAAATTTGATTGTGATATCCCTGGAAGATCTCTACCTTCCGGTCAAAGAACTCTCGAATCTCGAGGTAGTTGACTATAAGTTCTCCGGAAAATTGAAAGTCAAATTCGAAGACGGCACAGCAGTATTTGAAGCGGATTCAATTAAATTAAATGATATCAGGTTATTTTCAAAATTCCTATGCTCTGACACCTTGACGTTCTCGGAAATACTCATTCCGGATGCTTTTTTTCATGTGAACTTTTCAGACCGCTGGGTCTTTATCGAAAATTTGGTGCTCGCTCTCGGCAATTCCGATATCAAAATAACAAGCTTTTTTAAGTTTTCAGACAGCTCTTCAATTCATATCGAATTGTCAGCTGACTCGGTATATGTCTCGGATCTCATAGATTTCACACCAAAAGAACTTTTACCGAACATCCAAGGCATAAGAGGGGGCGGGTACTTCGACCTTTCGGCTGTTTTCGACTACACAAGGTGCTTTCCTGAGAGCACTGATTTCAGAATAAACTCCAATTTTCACGGCGTTGAGATATATTATCTGGGTTCAAAATTAGATATTGACTCGCTTTCCAGACCTTTCTCTGCGACTGTCAGAATAGGTTCTTCCCAGGGGGAAAAAATTTTTCTCGGTCCTCAAAACCCGAATTTTGTGCCCCTTGCCAACTTGCCCAAGTCGCTCATCGGAGCTGTTATCGTCTGTGAAGACGGTTCATTTTTCAGCCACCGGGGGTTCAGCCAATTTCACATAAGAAGAGCCATGAGAGAGAATTTAAGCGCCGGAAGATACATCAGCGGAGGCAGCACCATAACCATGCAACTGGCGAGAAACTTGTTTCTATCCGACGAAAGAAGCCTATCGAGAAAACTCGAAGAGGCTGTTTTGACTTGGCAACTCGAACATCACCTTTCCAAAAACAGAATACTTGAATTGTACCTAAATATCATTGAATTCGGACCGAATATCAGAGGAATTCAAGAAGCTTCGAGAATATATTTCGGTATAGACGCATCAGAGCTAAACCCGCTCCAAGCCTCCTACTTTGCTAGTATT encodes:
- the mltG gene encoding endolytic transglycosylase MltG; translated protein: MVRTSVLSFIVALYSCSLLDYSESSTVNGADSAVFVIESGSSVKEIADNMEKAGILLSEDRRYFLRALVRDGDDRYIKSGNYVLPVPSNPESLALALKKGPVRNFVTIPEGLTIEEVAHTLKSEASCDSGQFVGICKNPEFVSNIFESYGYEFRPVSLEGFLYPSSYDFGFGVTPEKAAQEMIFLHFKVTDSIEKNAETGLDGYESVILASMIEKEAKADQERSLIASVYINRLRIGMPLQCDATVLYALGGHRERLLFKDLEIDSPYNTYRNTGLPPTPICSPGKKSIEAAFNPSHTDYLYYVAKDDGTHIFSKTYSEHIKAVNSVRN
- a CDS encoding transglycosylase domain-containing protein, with the protein product MKFARNELLSRGISASEIIFELPLNFFLTDVTFDENSFFCGGNAETVQFSLSITDPRKLKSLSIENFVLPIRASSKNGVKTEKLSQIDRFPGELTLRNGVFLFSGKHFDLDSLKMKKEKSYIKGYISSNGLMLYMEIRDSCGIANFVAESKDTLSFSELLEIRDFSLRGQISGWNFKGVFKGVMLIPALQNSCSNIDDSVYFNFQNSSPEFQIPGLGAKMTFEENLIVISLEDLYLPVKELSNLEVVDYKFSGKLKVKFEDGTAVFEADSIKLNDIRLFSKFLCSDTLTFSEILIPDAFFHVNFSDRWVFIENLVLALGNSDIKITSFFKFSDSSSIHIELSADSVYVSDLIDFTPKELLPNIQGIRGGGYFDLSAVFDYTRCFPESTDFRINSNFHGVEIYYLGSKLDIDSLSRPFSATVRIGSSQGEKIFLGPQNPNFVPLANLPKSLIGAVIVCEDGSFFSHRGFSQFHIRRAMRENLSAGRYISGGSTITMQLARNLFLSDERSLSRKLEEAVLTWQLEHHLSKNRILELYLNIIEFGPNIRGIQEASRIYFGIDASELNPLQASYFASIIPNPKRYYRLHYQTGGISAYWQEKIVKIMKLELDRSYIDSTQFDSFSSLVLEFTQKE